A single genomic interval of Gloeocapsa sp. PCC 73106 harbors:
- the rpsD gene encoding 30S ribosomal protein S4, producing the protein MSRYRGPRLRIIRRLGELPGLSRKKPRHQYPPGQHGQARKKRSEYAIRLEEKQKLRFNYGISERQLVRYVRRARRATGSTGEALLELLEMRLDNTVFRLGMAGTIPGARQLISHGHITINGKIVDIPSYQCRPGEVIGVKNSDSSRKLVEANMQYPGLANLPSHLEFDKNTLIGKVNGRVDREWVPLQINELLVVEYYSRKV; encoded by the coding sequence ATGTCCAGATACAGAGGTCCGCGCTTGCGAATTATCCGTCGTCTCGGAGAATTACCGGGATTAAGTCGCAAAAAGCCTCGTCATCAATATCCCCCTGGTCAACACGGTCAAGCTAGGAAAAAACGCTCAGAATACGCTATTCGTCTAGAGGAGAAGCAAAAACTCCGCTTTAATTATGGAATTAGCGAAAGGCAACTCGTACGTTACGTGCGCCGAGCTCGTCGCGCCACCGGTTCCACGGGTGAAGCTTTACTAGAATTACTTGAAATGCGTCTAGATAACACCGTGTTTCGCTTGGGTATGGCAGGAACTATCCCAGGGGCACGTCAGTTGATTTCCCACGGTCATATTACTATCAATGGGAAAATCGTAGATATACCCAGTTATCAATGTCGTCCCGGAGAGGTGATTGGTGTTAAAAACTCCGATAGCTCACGCAAATTAGTAGAAGCTAATATGCAATACCCTGGTTTAGCTAACTTACCCAGTCATCTAGAGTTTGATAAAAATACTCTAATTGGTAAAGTTAATGGTAGGGTTGACAGAGAGTGGGTACCCCTACAAATTAATGAACTTCTAGTAGTTGAGTATTATTCTCGTAAAGTTTAG
- a CDS encoding PstS family phosphate ABC transporter substrate-binding protein: MKINHLAISLSLLAAFLSVGVRSGYSQTQENQLTQLPSQITDQIIDIDGSSTVYPVTEAVKNEFMQVEPDFKVNVSFSGTGGGFQKFCAAQTDINGASRPITLQEMEACRNNGVGYIEIPVAFDALTVVVNPQNTWAQDITVEELKKMWEPAAQGKISQWQQVRSGWENQPLKLYGAGTDSGTYDYFAEAIVGGDSLRSDFTGSEDDTILVQGVAGDPNALGFFGFAYFNQNQDKLRALSVNGVMPSRETVEDASYQPLSRPLFIYVNVQSAQNNPNLRRFVDFYMQNGLRIVEEIGFIPLPEEAYHVGLVRFHNGNVGTVFDGVPQPGLTIQEVLQKDPIYSPDQEAVNFLN, encoded by the coding sequence ATGAAGATTAATCATTTAGCTATTTCACTTTCTCTACTCGCTGCGTTCTTAAGCGTGGGAGTAAGAAGCGGTTACTCTCAAACCCAGGAAAATCAACTAACACAATTACCATCTCAAATCACCGATCAGATAATTGACATTGATGGCTCTAGTACCGTCTATCCGGTTACAGAGGCAGTAAAAAACGAATTTATGCAAGTAGAGCCAGATTTTAAAGTTAATGTTTCTTTCTCAGGTACAGGGGGAGGCTTTCAGAAATTCTGCGCCGCCCAAACCGATATTAACGGTGCTTCTCGTCCTATTACTCTACAAGAAATGGAAGCCTGTCGTAACAATGGGGTGGGATACATCGAAATACCCGTCGCTTTCGACGCTTTAACGGTGGTAGTTAACCCCCAAAATACTTGGGCCCAAGATATTACTGTAGAAGAACTCAAGAAAATGTGGGAACCTGCAGCTCAAGGTAAGATTAGCCAATGGCAACAGGTTCGTTCTGGTTGGGAGAATCAACCCTTAAAACTTTATGGTGCGGGTACAGATTCCGGTACCTATGATTATTTCGCTGAGGCGATCGTTGGTGGAGATTCTCTTCGTAGCGATTTTACCGGTAGTGAGGATGATACTATCTTAGTGCAGGGAGTTGCTGGTGATCCCAACGCTTTAGGTTTCTTCGGTTTTGCTTACTTTAATCAGAACCAAGATAAACTTAGAGCGTTATCAGTCAATGGTGTGATGCCTTCAAGAGAGACTGTAGAAGATGCGAGTTACCAACCCTTGTCTCGTCCTTTGTTTATCTATGTTAACGTTCAATCTGCACAAAACAATCCTAATTTGCGCAGATTTGTCGATTTTTATATGCAAAATGGACTCAGAATTGTAGAAGAGATTGGTTTTATTCCCTTACCAGAAGAAGCTTATCATGTTGGTTTAGTACGTTTTCATAATGGTAATGTAGGAACAGTTTTTGATGGTGTTCCTCAACCAGGTTTAACTATTCAAGAAGTATTACAGAAAGATCCGATTTATTCCCCCGATCAAGAGGCTGTAAATTTTCTGAACTAA
- a CDS encoding Hsp70 family protein — MSYPIGIDLGTTNSVVSIYRGGGVAETILVEGRTTMPSVVSFRADSTALVGQAAKRKLLIDPENTVASAKRFMGDRTKTYEIMGQSLSPIDIGTIVLQKIAIAAQEYLQKEIKDVVITVPAYFTEAQKEDTKLAGEKAGLNVLRLIPEPTAAAIAYGLDRDRNQTLLVYDLGGGTFDVRV, encoded by the coding sequence ATGTCATATCCTATCGGTATTGATTTAGGCACTACTAACTCGGTAGTCTCTATTTATCGGGGCGGAGGAGTTGCCGAAACTATTTTAGTAGAAGGGCGAACTACTATGCCTTCCGTTGTTTCTTTTCGTGCTGATAGCACCGCTTTAGTGGGACAAGCCGCAAAAAGAAAGCTACTGATCGATCCAGAAAACACCGTAGCTTCAGCTAAAAGATTCATGGGCGATCGCACCAAAACCTATGAAATTATGGGTCAATCCCTATCTCCGATAGATATTGGCACCATAGTACTGCAAAAAATTGCCATAGCAGCTCAAGAGTATTTGCAAAAAGAGATTAAAGATGTCGTGATTACCGTTCCCGCCTACTTCACCGAAGCCCAAAAAGAAGATACCAAGCTAGCAGGAGAGAAAGCAGGACTTAACGTACTACGATTGATTCCCGAACCGACAGCGGCGGCGATCGCTTACGGTTTGGATAGAGACAGAAATCAAACCCTACTGGTATATGACCTAGGTGGTGGGACTTTTGATGTAAGAGTGTGA
- a CDS encoding dynamin family protein translates to MKHVLIPESQKWLRSDVKTSLRVETPYQQPTDLTERIGPWLRQSFKLVESSKLENMVATLQALETHSYLPSFQLAMVGEFNRGKSTLINRLLGRSLVPVGKLSTTAIITSITAGVEESMKVRFSQEQSEVRSLQESSWNDLLETGEKVVRVELTIDNPWLRSLDINLIDTPGIGNLYEHHTSLVFDLLSRCDAAILVVSAMSPFGMVEETFIKQEMIARHIDRILIVVSYLDTFTLENRARLLAHIRERVLKISDKITILPLHPVDNTTEEVVLDTLRTQITAMVSQGDRRAWRSQQVAGQLADYLSQIGKIGEEAIATARMNPVERDKALQQVRAEVQKAENRWLEIRSELDKRCQQCYQLLKEKIISSKTDLLDTLSFELSRTANPKIWWERELPFRLRREFPSISRKSRDLFMKLIARDFTWLQNEVSQSFGIKMTSTTANSLASTTESLDMGYDPNQLEMTDLQKFRLPAFDYFLLEFAQAKWNIVLFITDIWEIWDEVDFGITLPGYLQITDAQGNQILSYADGFPQRLEFIVTNEIRLVTIELAGQKIIQPLI, encoded by the coding sequence TTGAAACATGTTTTAATCCCAGAATCTCAGAAATGGCTGCGTTCTGATGTAAAGACAAGTTTGAGGGTTGAAACCCCCTATCAACAGCCCACCGACCTCACTGAGCGTATTGGTCCTTGGCTACGTCAATCTTTTAAGCTGGTGGAATCATCTAAACTAGAGAATATGGTTGCCACACTGCAAGCTCTGGAAACTCATTCCTATCTACCGAGTTTTCAGCTTGCTATGGTAGGTGAATTTAACCGTGGCAAAAGTACTCTGATTAACCGTCTGTTAGGTCGTTCTCTCGTCCCTGTTGGTAAGTTGTCGACTACGGCAATCATTACTTCCATTACTGCAGGAGTAGAAGAAAGCATGAAAGTGCGTTTTTCCCAAGAGCAGAGCGAAGTGCGATCGCTGCAAGAATCTTCATGGAACGATCTACTAGAAACAGGTGAGAAAGTGGTACGTGTGGAGCTAACTATAGATAACCCTTGGTTGCGATCGCTAGATATTAACTTAATCGACACTCCAGGAATCGGAAACCTCTATGAGCATCATACTTCCCTTGTTTTTGATCTGCTCAGTCGATGTGATGCGGCAATACTGGTTGTCAGTGCTATGAGTCCTTTCGGTATGGTAGAAGAGACTTTTATTAAACAGGAGATGATCGCTCGACACATTGATCGGATTCTGATTGTTGTCTCTTATCTTGACACGTTTACCCTGGAAAATCGAGCCAGATTGCTTGCACATATTCGTGAACGGGTGCTTAAAATCTCTGATAAGATAACTATACTACCATTACATCCAGTAGATAATACTACAGAAGAAGTAGTACTCGATACCCTACGAACTCAAATCACCGCAATGGTCTCACAGGGTGATCGTCGAGCGTGGCGCAGTCAACAAGTAGCGGGACAACTTGCAGATTATCTGAGCCAGATAGGCAAAATTGGAGAAGAGGCGATCGCAACTGCCAGAATGAACCCAGTAGAAAGGGATAAAGCTTTGCAGCAAGTACGAGCAGAAGTCCAAAAAGCAGAAAATCGCTGGCTGGAAATTCGCAGCGAACTCGATAAGCGATGCCAACAATGCTATCAGCTATTAAAAGAGAAAATTATCAGTTCAAAAACCGATCTGCTTGATACTCTTTCCTTTGAATTAAGCCGAACAGCCAATCCCAAAATCTGGTGGGAGCGAGAATTACCTTTCCGCTTGCGACGCGAATTTCCCTCGATTAGCCGCAAATCAAGAGACTTGTTTATGAAATTGATTGCTCGCGATTTTACGTGGTTACAGAACGAAGTTTCACAGTCCTTTGGGATAAAAATGACAAGTACAACTGCTAATTCTCTAGCCTCAACCACTGAATCCTTGGATATGGGTTATGACCCCAACCAATTAGAAATGACTGACCTTCAAAAATTTCGCTTGCCCGCCTTCGACTATTTCTTATTAGAGTTTGCTCAGGCAAAGTGGAACATAGTCTTATTTATTACAGACATATGGGAAATATGGGATGAAGTAGACTTTGGCATTACCCTCCCAGGTTACTTACAAATAACCGATGCTCAAGGCAATCAGATCCTCTCCTACGCTGATGGGTTTCCACAACGATTAGAATTTATTGTCACGAATGAAATACGATTAGTGACAATCGAGCTCGCTGGACAGAAAATTATTCAACCCCTGATCTGA
- a CDS encoding helix-turn-helix domain-containing protein yields the protein MFGQRLRLARKKARLSLRALSERMSPTVTPEAISKYEADEMIPSSAVLVGLGRALEVSLDFLMSGQVLEIIAIEFRKQSKTSAGEKKMSQETLNELMRFSEELTPEEKLKLISHLSETLSRRYEFTSKPRRSWREVRGILNDSSCCEDAQEWVTRTRSEATEHREKVIRGES from the coding sequence ATGTTTGGGCAAAGACTCAGACTTGCCCGGAAGAAAGCGAGGCTTTCCCTGCGCGCTCTATCTGAGCGAATGTCTCCTACCGTTACCCCTGAAGCGATTAGTAAATACGAAGCAGATGAGATGATACCCAGTTCGGCAGTTTTGGTTGGACTTGGTAGAGCTCTCGAAGTATCATTAGATTTTTTGATGAGTGGGCAAGTTTTGGAAATTATAGCAATCGAATTTCGCAAACAATCAAAAACCTCAGCAGGAGAAAAGAAAATGTCTCAAGAAACATTGAACGAATTAATGCGTTTTTCAGAAGAATTAACCCCAGAGGAAAAACTTAAATTAATCAGTCATTTATCAGAAACACTATCAAGACGATACGAGTTCACCTCTAAACCTCGTCGGAGTTGGCGAGAGGTCAGAGGAATCTTAAATGACTCTTCTTGTTGTGAAGATGCTCAGGAATGGGTAACTCGTACTCGCTCTGAAGCCACCGAACATCGAGAGAAAGTTATTAGAGGTGAGTCTTGA
- a CDS encoding PIN domain-containing protein, whose amino-acid sequence MKLVDSLQGISRLFLDTAPVIYYVERHRIYFPLVDPIFDLIIDGAIEAVTSPITLAECLVIPYRQNSVDIEQKFIDVILGGENTSCFLIDEDVGQQAAKIRANHNLALPDAFQIAIAIQSGCDAILTNDQELKRVTELSILVLSELEL is encoded by the coding sequence TTGAAGCTGGTTGATAGTTTACAAGGAATATCTCGCTTGTTTCTAGACACTGCTCCAGTCATCTATTATGTAGAACGCCATCGCATTTATTTTCCCCTTGTCGATCCGATTTTTGACTTAATTATTGATGGTGCTATTGAAGCGGTTACTTCACCGATTACCTTAGCCGAATGTTTGGTCATACCCTATCGCCAAAATAGCGTAGACATTGAACAGAAATTTATCGATGTGATTTTAGGAGGTGAAAATACATCCTGTTTCTTAATCGATGAAGATGTCGGTCAACAAGCCGCCAAAATCCGAGCTAACCATAATCTAGCCTTACCTGATGCTTTTCAAATCGCCATAGCGATTCAATCAGGATGTGATGCCATACTGACTAACGATCAAGAGCTAAAACGGGTTACTGAATTGTCAATATTGGTGTTAAGCGAATTAGAACTATAA